A single genomic interval of Hevea brasiliensis isolate MT/VB/25A 57/8 chromosome 4, ASM3005281v1, whole genome shotgun sequence harbors:
- the LOC110662154 gene encoding probable leucine-rich repeat receptor-like protein kinase At2g33170 isoform X2 — protein sequence MIKLRDTRMSSRTFEAGFTVFWLLLLVCTSEGLNSEGHSLLDLKNSIHDEFDHLNNWKSTDQTPCGWIAVNCTSDYEPVVQSLNLSAMNLSGILSPSIGGLVNLRYLDLSYNMLSGRIPNTIGNCSKLQYLYLNNNQFSEQLPAELGYLSLLQRLNICNNRISGSFPEEFGNLSSLVEVVAYTNNLTGPLPHSIGNLKNLKTFRAGQNGISGSIPVEISGCQSLQLLGLAQNAIGGELPKEIGMLGSLTDLILWGNQLTGYIPKEIANCTNIETLALYANNLVGSIPVEIGNMKFLKELYLYRNELNGTIPREIGNLSMATEIDFSENQLTGEIPTEFSKIKGLRLLYLFQNQLIGVIPNELSSLRNLTKLDLSINYLKGPIPLGFQYLTEMIQLQLFNNSLSGSIPQGLGLYSRLWVVDFSDNYLTGRIPPHLCRHSNLMLLNLEANGFYGNIPNGILNCRSLVQLRLVRNRLTGSFPSEMCKLTNLSTIELDQNKFSGPIPPAVGNCQKLQRLHIANNYFTNELPKEIGNLSQLVTFNVSSNLLKGQIPPGIVNCKMLQRLDLSHNSFVDALPEQLGTLLQLELLKLSENKFSGNIPPALGNLSHLTELQMGGNLFSGEIPPELGSLSSLQIAMNLSNNNLTGSIPPELGNLNLLEFLFLNNNHLTGEIPETFENLSSLLGCNFSYNNLTGPLPPVPLFQNMAVGSFLGNNGLCGGHLGYCNGDSLSVPPLKSMDAPQGRIITIVAAAVGGVSLILIVVILYFMRHPAESVPSIRDNESSSPESDIYFPPKEGFTLQDLVEATNNFHDSYVVGRGACGTVYKAVMHTGQTIAVKRLASDREGSNVENSFHAEIVTLGKIRHRNIVKLYGFCYHHGSNLLLYEYMARGSLGELLHGPSCSLEWPTRYMIALGAAEGLAYLHHDCKPRIIHRDIKSNNILLDDNFEAHVGDFGLAKVIDMPQSKSMSAVAGSYGYIAPATRSRR from the exons ATGATCAAGCTGAGGGATACTAGAATGTCAAGTAGAACTTTTGAAGCAGGGTTTACAGTATTTTGGCTCTTGCTATTGGTTTGTACTTCTGAGGGGTTGAATTCTGAGGGGCACTCCCTCCTGGATCTAAAGAATAGCATTCATGATGAATTTGATCATTTGAATAACTGGAAATCCACTGACCAGACACCATGTGGGTGGATCGCCGTGAATTGCACTTCAGATTATGAGCCCGTGGTCCAATCTCTCAATTTGAGTGCAATGAATTTGTCTGGGATCCTGAGTCCCAGCATCGGTGGCTTGGTCAACCTAAGATATCTTGATCTTTCTTACAACATGCTCAGTGGACGTATACCTAACACCATTGGAAATTGTTCAAAGTTGCAATATCTATATCTAAACAATAATCAGTTTAGTGAACAACTTCCTGCAGAGCTGGGTTATTTGTCTCTTCTTCAGCGTTTGAATATATGCAATAACAGAATATCTGGTTCTTTTCCAGAGGAGTTTGGGAATTTGTCTTCATTGGTTGAGGTTGTGGCTTACACCAACAATCTGACTGGTCCATTGCCTCACTCTATTGGGAATCTCAAGAACTTGAAAACCTTTCGTGCAGGGCAGAATGGAATTTCTGGTAGCATTCCAGTGGAAATAAGTGGATGTCAAAGCTTACAATTACTTGGTCTTGCCCAAAATGCCATAGGAGGGGAGCTGCCAAAAGAAATTGGGATGCTTGGGAGCTTGACTGATTTAATTTTGTGGGGTAACCAACTCACAGGATATATACCAAAGGAGATTGCTAACTGTACAAACATAGAGACGCTTGCTTTGTATGCAAACAATCTTGTGGGATCGATACCAGTGGAAATTGGGAACATGAAGTTTCTGAAGGAACTCTATCTATACAGAAATGAGTTGAATGGAACCATTCCAAGAGAAATTGGGAATTTATCTATGGCAACGGAAATTGATTTCTCAGAGAATCAGTTGACAGGGGAGATCCCTACGGAGTTCAGTAAGATAAAAGGTCTGCGTCTTCTATACCTCTTCCAGAATCAGCTTATTGGTGTTATACCAAATGAGCTTAGTAGCTTGAGGAACTTGACAAAGCTTGACCTTTCAATTAATTATCTCAAAGGTCCTATTCCTTTGGGTTTTCAATACTTGACAGAAATGATTCAACTACAGCTTTTCAATAACTCCCTTAGTGGCAGTATTCCTCAGGGGCTTGGACTTTACAGTCGACTTTGGGTGGTGGATTTTTCAGACAATTATCTGACAGGAAGAATACCTCCTCATCTTTGTCGGCATTCTAACCTGATGTTGCTGAATCTGGAGGCAAACGGCTTTTATGGGAACATCCCAAATGGTATCTTGAACTGCAGATCATTGGTACAGCTTCGGCTTGTTAGAAACAGGCTTACAGGTAGCTTTCCTTCTGAGATGTGCAAGTTGACgaacctttctaccattgaattgGATCAGAACAAGTTTAGTGGTCCGATTCCTCCGGCCGTTGGCAACTGTCAGAAGTTGCAGAGGCTTCATATTGCAAACAATTACTTCACTAATGAGCTGCCTAAGGAAATAGGTAATCTGTCTCAACTTGTGACTTTTAACGTCTCTTCTAATTTGCTCAAAGGACAGATTCCACCTGGAATTGTTAACTGCAAGATGCTTCAACGACTTGATCTCAGCCACAACAGCTTTGTAGATGCTTTACCAGAACAGCTTGGAACCCTTCTGCAGTTAGAGCTTCTCAAGCTGTCAGAAAATAAATTCTCTGGGAATATACCTCCAGCATTGGGAAATCTCTCTCACTTGACTGAATTGCAGATGGGTGGCAATTTATTTTCTGGTGAAATTCCTCCAGAGTTGGGTTCTCTTTCAAGCTTGCAGATTGCAATGAATCTTAGTAATAATAATCTGACTGGGAGCATACCGCCAGAACTGGGCAATCTTAATTTGCTGGAGTTCCTCTTTCTCAATAATAATCATTTGACTGGTGAAATTCCAGAAACATTTGAAAATCTTTCAAGTTTACTTGGGTGCAACTTTTCATATAATAACCTTACTGGACCCTTACCTCCCGTACCACTATTTCAGAACATGGCAGTTGGCAGTTTCCTAGGGAATAATGGGCTTTGTGGTGGGCATCTTGGCTATTGCAATGGAGATTCATTATCTGTCCCTCCTTTGAAAAGCATGGATGCTCCCCAGGGTAGAATAATCACAATTGTTGCAGCTGCTGTTGGTGGAGTTTCTCTGATTCTAATTGTAGTAATATTATATTTCATGAGACACCCAGCTGAATCAGTTCCTTCCATACGTGACAATGAAAGTTCATCTCCAGAATCGGATATCTACTTCCCTCCAAAGGAGGGATTCACTTTACAAGATCTGGTTGAGGccacaaacaattttcatgataGTTATGTTGTAGGAAGGGGAGCTTGTGGAACAGTCTACAAGGCAGTTATGCATACTGGACAAACCATTGCTGTGAAAAGACTAGCATCTGACAGAGAGGGGAGCAACGTAGAGAACAGTTTTCATGCGGAGATTGTGACTCTGGGAAAGATCAGGCACCGGAACATTGTGAAGCTTTATGGATTTTGCTATCACCACGGTTCCAATCTGCTTCTTTATGAGTACATGGCCAGGGGTAGCTTGGGTGAACTGCTTCATGGGCCCTCTTGCAGCTTGGAATGGCCAACAAGGTACATGATTGCACTTGGTGCTGCTGAAGGTCTTGCCTATTTACATCATGACTGCAAACCGAGAATAATTCATCGTGATATAAAGTCCAATAATATTCTACTTGATGATAATTTTGAAGCTCATGTTGGTGATTTTGGTTTGGCTAAAGTAATTGACATGCCTCAGTCTAAATCAATGTCAGCAGTTGCAGGGTCATATGGGTATATTGCTCCTG CCACTAGATCAAGGAGGTGA
- the LOC110662153 gene encoding GATA transcription factor 1, translated as MESLDPAACFMDDLLDFASDIGEKDDDEDPSKPRNAFPSLNPSPNGLAVVPPPFDVFDHPDDSTRPSPEFAEEELEWLSNKDAFPALETFVDVLSEHPGSLPKQRSPVSVLENSTTSSTSNSGNSGANGSVIMNYCRSPHVPVKARSKHQRRRRRDLQAQQCWWSLENLKKLKPAVTSSTMGRKCQHCGAEKTPQWRAGPLGPKTLCNACGVRYKSGRLVPEYRPASSPTFCSEWHSNSHRKVMEMRKQKQIMGLMVVKTIEKG; from the exons ATGGAGTCTCTTGACCCTGCAGCCTGCTTCATGGACGACCTACTGGACTTTGCTTCTGACATAGGAGAGAAAGACGATGATGAAGACCCCAGCAAACCCAGAAACGCCTTTCCTTCACTTAACCCCTCACCAAATGGCCTTGCCGTTGTTCCGCCTCCTTTCGATGTTTTCGACCACCCAGATGACTCTACCCGTCCGTCACCT GAATTTGCGGAGGAAGAGCTGGAATGGTTATCTAACAAAGACGCTTTCCCGGCGTTGGAAACATTCGTCGACGTTCTCTCGGAGCACCCAGGTAGCCTCCCCAAGCAACGGAGCCCAGTTTCGGTGCTGGAGAACAGCACCACAAGCAGCACCAGCAACAGCGGAAATAGTGGCGCAAATGGCAGTGTTATCATGAATTACTGCCGCAGTCCCCATGTGCCAGTCAAGGCGAGAAGCAAGCATCAGCGCAGGCGCCGTCGCGACCTCCAAGCCCAGCAGTGTTGGTGGAGCctggagaatttgaagaaattgaaACCAGCCGTAACATCATCGACGATGGGAAGAAAGTGTCAGCACTGCGGTGCTGAAAAGACCCCTCAATGGCGGGCCGGGCCGCTAGGGCCTAAAACCTTGTGCAATGCCTGTGGAGTGAGGTATAAATCCGGACGGCTGGTGCCCGAGTACCGGCCCGCTAGTAGCCCGACATTCTGCAGTGAATGGCACTCAAATTCGCATAGGAAAGTTATGGAGATGAGGAAGCAGAAGCAGATTATGGGATTGATGGTTGTGAAAACTATAGAGAAAGGGTAG
- the LOC110662154 gene encoding probable leucine-rich repeat receptor-like protein kinase At2g33170 isoform X1, whose amino-acid sequence MIKLRDTRMSSRTFEAGFTVFWLLLLVCTSEGLNSEGHSLLDLKNSIHDEFDHLNNWKSTDQTPCGWIAVNCTSDYEPVVQSLNLSAMNLSGILSPSIGGLVNLRYLDLSYNMLSGRIPNTIGNCSKLQYLYLNNNQFSEQLPAELGYLSLLQRLNICNNRISGSFPEEFGNLSSLVEVVAYTNNLTGPLPHSIGNLKNLKTFRAGQNGISGSIPVEISGCQSLQLLGLAQNAIGGELPKEIGMLGSLTDLILWGNQLTGYIPKEIANCTNIETLALYANNLVGSIPVEIGNMKFLKELYLYRNELNGTIPREIGNLSMATEIDFSENQLTGEIPTEFSKIKGLRLLYLFQNQLIGVIPNELSSLRNLTKLDLSINYLKGPIPLGFQYLTEMIQLQLFNNSLSGSIPQGLGLYSRLWVVDFSDNYLTGRIPPHLCRHSNLMLLNLEANGFYGNIPNGILNCRSLVQLRLVRNRLTGSFPSEMCKLTNLSTIELDQNKFSGPIPPAVGNCQKLQRLHIANNYFTNELPKEIGNLSQLVTFNVSSNLLKGQIPPGIVNCKMLQRLDLSHNSFVDALPEQLGTLLQLELLKLSENKFSGNIPPALGNLSHLTELQMGGNLFSGEIPPELGSLSSLQIAMNLSNNNLTGSIPPELGNLNLLEFLFLNNNHLTGEIPETFENLSSLLGCNFSYNNLTGPLPPVPLFQNMAVGSFLGNNGLCGGHLGYCNGDSLSVPPLKSMDAPQGRIITIVAAAVGGVSLILIVVILYFMRHPAESVPSIRDNESSSPESDIYFPPKEGFTLQDLVEATNNFHDSYVVGRGACGTVYKAVMHTGQTIAVKRLASDREGSNVENSFHAEIVTLGKIRHRNIVKLYGFCYHHGSNLLLYEYMARGSLGELLHGPSCSLEWPTRYMIALGAAEGLAYLHHDCKPRIIHRDIKSNNILLDDNFEAHVGDFGLAKVIDMPQSKSMSAVAGSYGYIAPEYAYTMKVTEKCDIYSYGVVLLELLTGKIPVQPLDQGGDLVTWVRNYVRSHSLSSGILDSRLDLKDQSTVDHMICVLKIALMCTSMSPFDRPSMREVVLMLIESNEREGNFILSTIYDLPLKDDASRK is encoded by the exons ATGATCAAGCTGAGGGATACTAGAATGTCAAGTAGAACTTTTGAAGCAGGGTTTACAGTATTTTGGCTCTTGCTATTGGTTTGTACTTCTGAGGGGTTGAATTCTGAGGGGCACTCCCTCCTGGATCTAAAGAATAGCATTCATGATGAATTTGATCATTTGAATAACTGGAAATCCACTGACCAGACACCATGTGGGTGGATCGCCGTGAATTGCACTTCAGATTATGAGCCCGTGGTCCAATCTCTCAATTTGAGTGCAATGAATTTGTCTGGGATCCTGAGTCCCAGCATCGGTGGCTTGGTCAACCTAAGATATCTTGATCTTTCTTACAACATGCTCAGTGGACGTATACCTAACACCATTGGAAATTGTTCAAAGTTGCAATATCTATATCTAAACAATAATCAGTTTAGTGAACAACTTCCTGCAGAGCTGGGTTATTTGTCTCTTCTTCAGCGTTTGAATATATGCAATAACAGAATATCTGGTTCTTTTCCAGAGGAGTTTGGGAATTTGTCTTCATTGGTTGAGGTTGTGGCTTACACCAACAATCTGACTGGTCCATTGCCTCACTCTATTGGGAATCTCAAGAACTTGAAAACCTTTCGTGCAGGGCAGAATGGAATTTCTGGTAGCATTCCAGTGGAAATAAGTGGATGTCAAAGCTTACAATTACTTGGTCTTGCCCAAAATGCCATAGGAGGGGAGCTGCCAAAAGAAATTGGGATGCTTGGGAGCTTGACTGATTTAATTTTGTGGGGTAACCAACTCACAGGATATATACCAAAGGAGATTGCTAACTGTACAAACATAGAGACGCTTGCTTTGTATGCAAACAATCTTGTGGGATCGATACCAGTGGAAATTGGGAACATGAAGTTTCTGAAGGAACTCTATCTATACAGAAATGAGTTGAATGGAACCATTCCAAGAGAAATTGGGAATTTATCTATGGCAACGGAAATTGATTTCTCAGAGAATCAGTTGACAGGGGAGATCCCTACGGAGTTCAGTAAGATAAAAGGTCTGCGTCTTCTATACCTCTTCCAGAATCAGCTTATTGGTGTTATACCAAATGAGCTTAGTAGCTTGAGGAACTTGACAAAGCTTGACCTTTCAATTAATTATCTCAAAGGTCCTATTCCTTTGGGTTTTCAATACTTGACAGAAATGATTCAACTACAGCTTTTCAATAACTCCCTTAGTGGCAGTATTCCTCAGGGGCTTGGACTTTACAGTCGACTTTGGGTGGTGGATTTTTCAGACAATTATCTGACAGGAAGAATACCTCCTCATCTTTGTCGGCATTCTAACCTGATGTTGCTGAATCTGGAGGCAAACGGCTTTTATGGGAACATCCCAAATGGTATCTTGAACTGCAGATCATTGGTACAGCTTCGGCTTGTTAGAAACAGGCTTACAGGTAGCTTTCCTTCTGAGATGTGCAAGTTGACgaacctttctaccattgaattgGATCAGAACAAGTTTAGTGGTCCGATTCCTCCGGCCGTTGGCAACTGTCAGAAGTTGCAGAGGCTTCATATTGCAAACAATTACTTCACTAATGAGCTGCCTAAGGAAATAGGTAATCTGTCTCAACTTGTGACTTTTAACGTCTCTTCTAATTTGCTCAAAGGACAGATTCCACCTGGAATTGTTAACTGCAAGATGCTTCAACGACTTGATCTCAGCCACAACAGCTTTGTAGATGCTTTACCAGAACAGCTTGGAACCCTTCTGCAGTTAGAGCTTCTCAAGCTGTCAGAAAATAAATTCTCTGGGAATATACCTCCAGCATTGGGAAATCTCTCTCACTTGACTGAATTGCAGATGGGTGGCAATTTATTTTCTGGTGAAATTCCTCCAGAGTTGGGTTCTCTTTCAAGCTTGCAGATTGCAATGAATCTTAGTAATAATAATCTGACTGGGAGCATACCGCCAGAACTGGGCAATCTTAATTTGCTGGAGTTCCTCTTTCTCAATAATAATCATTTGACTGGTGAAATTCCAGAAACATTTGAAAATCTTTCAAGTTTACTTGGGTGCAACTTTTCATATAATAACCTTACTGGACCCTTACCTCCCGTACCACTATTTCAGAACATGGCAGTTGGCAGTTTCCTAGGGAATAATGGGCTTTGTGGTGGGCATCTTGGCTATTGCAATGGAGATTCATTATCTGTCCCTCCTTTGAAAAGCATGGATGCTCCCCAGGGTAGAATAATCACAATTGTTGCAGCTGCTGTTGGTGGAGTTTCTCTGATTCTAATTGTAGTAATATTATATTTCATGAGACACCCAGCTGAATCAGTTCCTTCCATACGTGACAATGAAAGTTCATCTCCAGAATCGGATATCTACTTCCCTCCAAAGGAGGGATTCACTTTACAAGATCTGGTTGAGGccacaaacaattttcatgataGTTATGTTGTAGGAAGGGGAGCTTGTGGAACAGTCTACAAGGCAGTTATGCATACTGGACAAACCATTGCTGTGAAAAGACTAGCATCTGACAGAGAGGGGAGCAACGTAGAGAACAGTTTTCATGCGGAGATTGTGACTCTGGGAAAGATCAGGCACCGGAACATTGTGAAGCTTTATGGATTTTGCTATCACCACGGTTCCAATCTGCTTCTTTATGAGTACATGGCCAGGGGTAGCTTGGGTGAACTGCTTCATGGGCCCTCTTGCAGCTTGGAATGGCCAACAAGGTACATGATTGCACTTGGTGCTGCTGAAGGTCTTGCCTATTTACATCATGACTGCAAACCGAGAATAATTCATCGTGATATAAAGTCCAATAATATTCTACTTGATGATAATTTTGAAGCTCATGTTGGTGATTTTGGTTTGGCTAAAGTAATTGACATGCCTCAGTCTAAATCAATGTCAGCAGTTGCAGGGTCATATGGGTATATTGCTCCTG AGTATGCATACACAATGAAAGTAACAGAAAAATGTGATATCTATAGCTATGGAGTTGTTCTGTTGGAGTTGTTGACTGGGAAAATTCCTGTGCAGCCACTAGATCAAGGAGGTGATCTTGTGACATGGGTGAGAAATTATGTCCGCAGCCATTCATTGTCATCTGGGATACTTGACAGTAGATTAGACCTCAAAGATCAAAGTACTGTTGATCACATGATTTGTGTACTGAAAATTGCTTTGATGTGTACaagcatgtcaccttttgatcgTCCCTCAATGCGTGAAGTTGTATTGATGCTTATTGAGTCTAATGAGCGAGAAGGGAACTTCATTCTGTCTACAATTTATGATCTTCCACTGAAAGATGATGCTTCACGAAAGTAA
- the LOC131179367 gene encoding uncharacterized protein LOC131179367: protein MADAHERVADASQKDHLALQNSDSPGMVLVSSPLTGDNYFIWSRSMMIALRAKDKLSFITGKHDKSEESSPYYEKWIKADSMVISFLNSISKEIVEAFIYTTSAGELWEDLSQRFGGSNGPQIYQIKREIESFQQGNQSVMVYFTKLKKTMG, encoded by the coding sequence ATGGCTGATGCTCATGAGAGAGTTGCAGATGCTAGCCAGAAAGATCATTTGGCTTTACAAAACTCTGATTCACCAGGAATGGTTCTAGTAAGTTCCCCTTTGACCGGTGACAACTACTTTATCTGGAGTAGGTCAATGATGATAGCTCTTCGAGCCAAGGACAAACTGAGTTTTATCACAGGAAAACATGATAAGTCGGAAGAGAGTTCTCCTTATTACGAGAAGTGGATCAAAGCAGACAGCATGGTAATCTCCTTTCTTAATTCTATTTCAAAAGAAATTGTAGAAGCCTTCATTTACACCACATCTGCTGGAGAATTATGGGAAGATCTCTCACAAAGGTTTGGGGGTAGTAATGGTCCTCAAATCTATCAGATCAAACGAGAAATAGAATCTTTTCAGCAAGGAAATCAATCAGTTATGGTTTATTTCACCAAATTAAAAAAAACTATGGGATGA